One Actinomycetota bacterium genomic window, CACCAGGGCAAACTCCACCGTGGACTGCCCGTTCTCATTCACTGAGATCACCGGGGCTTGGTTAGTCCCCTCCTCCGCCGTCGCCAATACCTGCGTTCTCCTGGACCTGGGCAATTACGCCGTTGAAGAACTCTTCGAGTGTCGAGTTTCCCGACGCCCACTGGATCAGGACTATGGCTACTGCGGCCGCAGCCAGGAGCACCAGCGCGTATTCGGCGGTGGTCTGGCCGGATTCCCACTTCAGCCGGCACAGCCCGTTGTAGATGCGGGTCTGCAGATTACGAATCACTTCCATGCCTCACTCCTCCTTGGCACAACATCGATTTGGGAAGTGTGTCGAGCGTGGGGAAGTGGGATGGGGAAGTTCAAGACAACTCTGGCATCCGGGTGTGACATTAAAAATCCATGGACTGAAACGCGCTGACCAACAAGGGAACCACGGTCAGCAGGATGAAGGCCGGCAGGATTAAAAAGACCAGGGGGAAGAGGATCTTGACCGGCGCCTTTCGAGCCTGCTCCTCGGCGGAACGCTTTAGGCGTCCCCGAACGTCGGCGGAAAAGGACTCCAGGGAGGAGGCGATCTGTGTCCCGAACCTCTCGGAGTTGAGCAGCACCCGGACCAGCGCCTCAAGCTCCGGCAGGCCGCACCGGACTGCCAGGTTCTCGAGCGCCCGGGCTCTGGGAACACCCAGGTCGATCTCCTCGATCACCCGCCGGATCTCCTTTCCCAGAGGGCCGGAGACACGCTCCACCACCCGTCTCAGCGAAAGTGAGATGTTCAACCCGGCGTGGCTGCAGACGGCGAGAAGGTCGACGACGTCGGGCAGCGCAGCGGCCATCTCCTCTTTGCGCCTCCGGCTCCGGGATCCGAGGTAGGTGCGCGGCAGCCGGTAGCCAACAAGAATGCCGACCGGGGAGGTGACCAACGCCATCGGCCCGAAGGCCAGCCCTCCGAGGAAACCGGCACCAGCCAGAAGAAGCTGTAAGCCGCGCACCGACTCCACCGGGAGCCGGCTCATACCGGCTGCGGCGAGCAGCTTCCCGTAGAGCTCCGATGCGTTACCCGGATAGGAGCGGCCTAACCAGCCGAGAACGGCACGCAACGGACGAAACGATGATGGAGCGCTGCTCGAGCCAGTCAGCGCCGCCACCCGGCCTGCGACGACCGGGTCCTTTCTCCGCAGAGCAAACAAACCCAACAGGACGGTTACTCCGCTCAGCGAAGCCAGGAGAAGCTCGTTCACAGCCGGATCCTCAGCGCGTGGCGGATCCACAACATCCCCACGACGTTCATCGTCAGGCCGGCAATGAGAATCGCAACACCGATGGCAGAGGTGAACAGGAACTCCATCTGCTCCCGCGACCCGATCGACAGAAGGAAGAAGAAGGCGAGCGGCGCCATGGCCACCACGAGGCCCGACAGGCGGCCCTGCGCGGTCATCGCCTTGATCTCGCTCCGGAGCTGTAGCCG contains:
- a CDS encoding DUF4244 domain-containing protein; the protein is MEVIRNLQTRIYNGLCRLKWESGQTTAEYALVLLAAAAVAIVLIQWASGNSTLEEFFNGVIAQVQENAGIGDGGGGD
- a CDS encoding type II secretion system F family protein codes for the protein MNELLLASLSGVTVLLGLFALRRKDPVVAGRVAALTGSSSAPSSFRPLRAVLGWLGRSYPGNASELYGKLLAAAGMSRLPVESVRGLQLLLAGAGFLGGLAFGPMALVTSPVGILVGYRLPRTYLGSRSRRRKEEMAAALPDVVDLLAVCSHAGLNISLSLRRVVERVSGPLGKEIRRVIEEIDLGVPRARALENLAVRCGLPELEALVRVLLNSERFGTQIASSLESFSADVRGRLKRSAEEQARKAPVKILFPLVFLILPAFILLTVVPLLVSAFQSMDF